GTCTCGATGAACGACGTGGACGCGATCGTCTGCGGCGCAGGACCCGGTTCGTTCACGGGCGTCCGCATCGCCGCGGCAACAGCCAAAGGCCTCGCGCACGTGCGCGGCACTCCGCTGTTCGCGTACTCCTCGCTGCTGGCCGCGGCCACTGCTGCCGCCCCCGCGGACAGCACCGTGTGCGCGCTGTTCGATGCGCGCCGCGGCGAGGCGTTCGCCGGGTGCTGGCGCTTCGACGGGCAGCGCTCCGAGGCACTGCTCGAGCCGGGTGCCGACGACGTCGCAGCGATCGTCGCACGACTGGCGACGCACGATCCGCTGTACGTCGGCAACGGCGCGGAACGGAACCGCGCGCGCATCGAGGAACGCGGCGGCCGCGTTGCACACGGGGCGATCGGCGGGTGCGCGGGCGCGCTGGTGCGGATCCATTCGATGCACGAGGATGCGATGCCCGTCGACGCCGCGCACTGGCAG
Above is a genomic segment from Longimicrobiales bacterium containing:
- the tsaB gene encoding tRNA (adenosine(37)-N6)-threonylcarbamoyltransferase complex dimerization subunit type 1 TsaB, translating into MSGERFVLAMDTATAPGGVALGRGPDVLVEVSLGIAERHSELLLPAIDFVLNAARVSMNDVDAIVCGAGPGSFTGVRIAAATAKGLAHVRGTPLFAYSSLLAAATAAAPADSTVCALFDARRGEAFAGCWRFDGQRSEALLEPGADDVAAIVARLATHDPLYVGNGAERNRARIEERGGRVAHGAIGGCAGALVRIHSMHEDAMPVDAAHWQPDYVRAPHVTVPRDMRKGDDAGAGASHAAAVPADERGGTA